The proteins below are encoded in one region of Micromonospora yangpuensis:
- a CDS encoding type I polyketide synthase, which translates to MSTAPHTRDLIMVVNPAGALEPSPRVPAAACSAGALGVLDLADGQDWALRALSRAAAWSPEPFGVRVPADCRATPDEVDRVAGGRVDLVLVTPDGPWPLAEIVGRYRVVVEVTGRDEARAAAAAGAHGLIARGMEAGGRVSDLSTFVLLQQLAADDRLDLPIWVAGGIGPHTAGACLVGGATGIVLDTQLALLPESELPADVQATIRRMDGSETVLRDGFRGIRRGGPHDPDSELLPIGQDGWLAAVFADRWADTGAAVRGMRAALLAALDDPDAGDLLRPGSPLAETLGVRVPVAQGPMTRVSDEAAFAEAVADGGALPFIALALNGPDQCRRILTETVERLGDRPWGVGVLGFAPEELRAAQLDVIAEVQPACVIIAGGRPPQARALEDRGISTFLHVPSPGLLRQFLRAGARKFIFEGAECGGHVGPRASFPLWEAQLLVLDEFLAAEPAAAGQLQVFFAGGVHDARSAAMVATMAAPLAGRGARIGVLMGTAYLFTAEAVTHGAVQPLFQREALAAEATALLETAPGHATRCLHTPFVDDFHQLRTRLEGAGVENRQVWENLELLNVGRLRIASKGLRRSGEVVESVDEQVQAAEGLFMAGQVAVLRDAATTVADLHDAVTTEVRAHHAGRLETLRERLAPPAVQVEDPVAPLDIAIVGMSCMLPGSPDLDSFWRTVLSGVDAVGEVPAQRWDTDLYYAPEVGPGQTGRISVSKWGGFIDPVPFDAIRYGIPPAALSSIDPTQLLALEVSDRALRDAGYPADAAGVDHGRTGVVFGAEAGSDMGHAQTLRTMLPAYLGEVPEEMADLLPTVTEDSFPGVLANVIAGRVANRLDLGGPNYTIDAACASSLAALDAACKELVSGDSDLMICGGADLHNGINDYLMFTSAHALSPTGRSRPFDSTGDGIALGEGVACVVLKRLADAERDGDRIYAVVKGLGGASDGRALGLTAPRPDGQRRALDRAYRRSGVSPREVGLVEAHGTGTVVGDRTELETLTRLFVEAGAEPSGCALGSVKSQIGHTKCAAGLAGVIKATLALYHGVRPPTLHLQRPNPAWHSQRSPFAFYTEARPWPAPAAERIAGVSAFGFGGTNFHVVLGAYAAAPEPRHARRIWPAELFCFRGADQDAAHQSVRHLLESLPADDDRDRPGGLAELAAATSARSVGRPGPTRVAVVARDLTELATLLRRALAGEHDPASGLVQPAAPAEPGAVAFLFPGQGSQRTGALAELFVAFPELRHYLELDRPAAELLFPPAAFDSDARREQNDRVRDTRVAQPVLGIGGLAVDHLLRRLGVRPDMTAGHSYGELVGLCVAGAFDAATLLRLSRQRAAAILEASGADPGTMAAVNATVDQVTQTLAAAGLTSEVVLANRNAPKQQVVSGPTAKVQAAVVAFKEAGLSAKAIPVACAFHSPVVAGAVETFAEVLATDRIAAPGIPVWSNLTAAPYSGDADGVRHHLAEQIGAPVRFVEQVEAMYAAGARLFVEVGPGQVLTRLVQAVLGDRPHRVIATDRGPAEGLRGFLISVGEIACAGAPVRPDWLFHGRVTPDPAGTAPARRPVWTVDGQLVRDQHGNCLPGGMTPPRRIKELSMTPTNGAPTGTDPGVGARDVRGELLSEYLRTTRDLIATQRDVLLAFLTDGSGGGGRLVWQPTEAYRTDGYAALPPAATSGPAGGHPAPAAATTVTGNGGPVGGVALAGNGSAALVGNGSATLAGNGSAGLVSDGGAALVTNGAATLVATVAPAEVPALVPVSPAVGTVAPVTGPSLADFQHAILTVISERTGYPVDLIEEDLDLEADLSIDSIKRAEVAGEVAHRLQLTVEGDESELEDLVKARTVRAMVSWLNDRMSGTIEVSVSTTGPVAVAPVALTAAPAGTAGPALADFQHAILTVISERTGYPVDLIEADLDLEADLSIDSIKRAEVAGEVAHRLQLTVEGDESELEDLVKARTVRAMVSWLNDKMNGTVTATATLTATSTLTAPAPALEAGVAPTEDAAAGPAPAVTEGVGPAPAVTEGVGPAPAGVGVAPKRLVAQESVRVEALADPADVLAGTRFLITGGGPIGAYLSELLGEHGAAGQLGVLDTAQADAGFDGVLVLDGLTNLDEPLLPDVFPLLQRALAAGPRWLLAAGARGATGAADGMPGLFRTIAREYPQLTARFVEVDPATAPEALARQLLDELLTTSDAPVVAHRGDGRYVADLVPVELGALAAGGAGPAGDGVAEAAAIGLTSDSVVVLFGGARGITPWFARALASASRCRIELIGRTPLAEDPADAGAVSAAEKAALDAAGDKAALVTALARQGLRSPAEIDRRAQRILAAREVAATIAELTELGAEVRYHALDVRDATATRALLAGIHAEHGRIDGVVYAAGIIEDKLIAEKDPASFTRVFDTKVDGARAVLAALDELSGTPRFVVFFGSIAAAYGNRGQADYAAANDALDTIGGRYAAGTGVRCLTVHWGPWAPGAGHGGMVTAELSREYARRGIGLIDPEEGALALLRELAWADAAVTSVVYTASGW; encoded by the coding sequence ATGAGTACTGCACCGCACACGCGCGACCTGATCATGGTGGTGAACCCCGCCGGCGCACTGGAACCCAGTCCCCGCGTCCCGGCCGCCGCCTGCTCCGCCGGCGCTCTGGGGGTGCTCGACCTGGCCGACGGCCAGGACTGGGCGCTACGGGCGCTCAGTCGGGCCGCGGCCTGGTCACCCGAGCCGTTCGGGGTCCGGGTCCCCGCCGACTGTCGGGCCACCCCCGACGAGGTCGACCGGGTCGCCGGCGGCCGCGTGGACCTGGTGCTGGTCACCCCGGACGGCCCCTGGCCACTGGCCGAGATCGTCGGACGGTACCGGGTGGTGGTGGAGGTGACCGGCCGGGATGAGGCCCGCGCCGCCGCGGCGGCCGGGGCGCACGGGCTGATCGCCCGGGGCATGGAGGCCGGCGGCCGGGTCAGCGACCTCAGCACCTTCGTCCTGCTCCAGCAGCTCGCCGCCGACGACCGCCTCGACCTGCCGATCTGGGTGGCCGGCGGGATCGGGCCGCACACCGCCGGCGCCTGCCTGGTCGGCGGCGCGACCGGGATCGTCCTGGACACCCAGCTCGCCCTGCTGCCCGAGTCGGAGCTGCCGGCCGACGTGCAGGCCACGATCCGCCGGATGGACGGCTCCGAGACCGTCCTGCGCGACGGTTTCCGGGGCATCCGCCGGGGTGGCCCACACGACCCGGACTCCGAACTCCTGCCGATCGGTCAGGACGGTTGGTTGGCCGCGGTCTTCGCCGACCGCTGGGCGGACACCGGCGCCGCCGTCCGGGGGATGCGCGCGGCGCTGCTCGCCGCGCTCGACGACCCGGACGCCGGTGACCTGCTGCGCCCCGGCTCCCCGCTGGCCGAGACCCTCGGCGTCCGGGTGCCGGTCGCCCAGGGCCCGATGACCCGGGTCAGCGACGAGGCCGCCTTCGCCGAGGCGGTCGCCGACGGCGGCGCGTTGCCCTTCATCGCCCTGGCCCTCAACGGGCCGGACCAGTGCCGCCGGATCCTCACCGAGACCGTCGAGCGCCTCGGTGACCGGCCGTGGGGCGTCGGGGTCCTCGGTTTCGCCCCCGAGGAGCTACGCGCCGCGCAACTCGACGTCATCGCCGAGGTCCAGCCGGCCTGCGTGATCATCGCCGGCGGTCGGCCGCCCCAGGCCCGCGCCCTGGAAGACCGGGGGATCAGCACCTTCCTGCACGTACCCTCCCCCGGCCTGCTCCGGCAGTTCCTGCGCGCCGGGGCCCGCAAGTTCATCTTCGAGGGAGCCGAGTGCGGCGGACACGTCGGCCCCCGCGCCAGCTTCCCGCTGTGGGAGGCCCAACTGCTGGTGCTCGACGAGTTCCTGGCCGCCGAGCCGGCAGCCGCCGGGCAGTTGCAGGTCTTCTTCGCCGGTGGCGTCCACGATGCCCGGTCGGCGGCGATGGTCGCCACGATGGCCGCACCGCTGGCCGGCCGGGGTGCCCGGATCGGTGTGCTGATGGGCACCGCCTACCTGTTCACCGCCGAGGCGGTGACGCACGGCGCGGTCCAGCCGCTGTTCCAACGCGAGGCGCTCGCCGCCGAGGCCACCGCGCTGCTGGAGACCGCCCCCGGGCACGCCACCCGGTGCCTGCACACCCCGTTCGTCGACGACTTCCACCAGTTGCGTACCCGGCTGGAGGGCGCGGGGGTGGAGAACCGCCAGGTCTGGGAGAACCTGGAGCTGCTCAACGTGGGCCGGCTCCGCATCGCCAGCAAGGGCCTGCGCCGCTCCGGCGAGGTCGTCGAGTCGGTCGACGAGCAGGTCCAGGCCGCCGAGGGGCTCTTCATGGCCGGTCAGGTGGCGGTGCTGCGCGACGCCGCCACCACCGTCGCCGACCTGCACGACGCGGTGACCACCGAGGTCCGCGCGCACCACGCCGGCCGGCTGGAGACGCTGCGCGAGCGGCTGGCCCCGCCGGCGGTCCAGGTCGAGGACCCGGTCGCCCCGCTGGACATCGCCATCGTCGGGATGTCCTGCATGCTGCCCGGCTCCCCCGACCTGGACAGCTTCTGGCGTACGGTGCTCAGCGGCGTCGACGCGGTGGGCGAGGTGCCGGCCCAGCGGTGGGACACCGACCTGTACTACGCCCCCGAGGTCGGCCCGGGGCAGACCGGCCGGATCAGCGTCTCCAAGTGGGGCGGCTTCATCGACCCGGTGCCCTTCGACGCGATCCGCTACGGCATCCCACCGGCCGCGCTGAGCAGCATCGACCCGACCCAGCTACTCGCCCTGGAGGTCTCCGACCGGGCCCTGCGCGACGCCGGTTACCCGGCCGACGCCGCCGGGGTGGACCACGGCCGTACCGGGGTGGTCTTCGGCGCCGAGGCCGGCAGCGACATGGGGCACGCCCAGACCCTGCGCACCATGCTGCCGGCGTACCTCGGTGAGGTGCCCGAGGAGATGGCCGACCTGCTGCCCACCGTCACCGAGGACAGCTTCCCCGGCGTCCTGGCCAACGTGATCGCCGGGCGGGTCGCCAACCGGCTCGACCTGGGTGGACCCAACTACACGATCGACGCCGCCTGCGCCTCGTCGCTGGCCGCCCTGGACGCCGCCTGCAAGGAGCTGGTCAGCGGCGACAGCGACCTGATGATCTGCGGCGGCGCGGACCTGCACAACGGCATCAACGACTACCTGATGTTCACCTCGGCGCACGCGCTCTCCCCGACCGGCCGGTCCCGGCCCTTCGACAGCACCGGCGACGGCATCGCCCTCGGCGAGGGGGTGGCCTGCGTGGTGCTCAAACGGCTCGCCGACGCCGAACGCGACGGTGACCGGATCTACGCGGTGGTCAAGGGCCTCGGCGGGGCCAGCGACGGCCGTGCCCTCGGACTGACCGCGCCCCGCCCCGACGGGCAGCGCCGGGCCCTGGACCGGGCGTACCGGCGCAGCGGGGTCTCCCCCCGGGAGGTCGGCCTGGTGGAGGCGCACGGCACCGGCACGGTGGTCGGCGACCGTACCGAACTGGAGACGCTGACCCGGCTGTTCGTCGAGGCCGGCGCCGAACCGAGCGGATGCGCGCTGGGCTCGGTCAAGTCCCAGATCGGGCACACCAAGTGCGCCGCCGGGCTGGCCGGGGTGATCAAGGCGACCCTCGCGCTGTACCACGGCGTCCGGCCACCCACCCTGCACCTGCAACGGCCCAACCCGGCCTGGCACTCGCAGCGCAGCCCGTTCGCCTTCTACACCGAGGCCCGCCCCTGGCCCGCCCCGGCGGCGGAGCGGATCGCCGGGGTGAGCGCGTTCGGCTTCGGCGGCACCAACTTCCACGTGGTGCTCGGCGCGTACGCCGCCGCGCCGGAGCCCCGCCACGCCCGGCGGATCTGGCCGGCCGAGCTGTTCTGCTTCCGCGGCGCCGACCAGGACGCGGCCCACCAGTCGGTCCGGCACCTGCTGGAGAGCCTGCCCGCCGACGACGACCGGGACCGGCCCGGAGGCCTCGCCGAGCTGGCCGCGGCGACCAGCGCCCGGTCCGTCGGCCGACCCGGGCCCACCCGGGTCGCCGTGGTCGCCCGCGACCTGACCGAGCTGGCGACGCTGTTGCGCCGCGCCCTCGCCGGCGAACACGACCCGGCCAGCGGCCTGGTGCAGCCGGCGGCACCGGCCGAGCCGGGTGCGGTCGCCTTCCTCTTCCCCGGGCAGGGCAGCCAGCGCACCGGTGCCCTGGCGGAGCTCTTCGTCGCCTTCCCGGAGCTGCGGCACTACCTCGAACTCGACAGGCCCGCCGCCGAGCTGCTCTTCCCGCCCGCCGCCTTCGACTCCGACGCCCGCCGCGAGCAGAACGACCGGGTACGCGACACCCGCGTCGCCCAGCCCGTGCTGGGCATCGGCGGGCTCGCCGTCGACCACCTGCTGCGCCGCCTCGGGGTCCGGCCCGACATGACCGCCGGGCACAGCTACGGCGAGCTGGTCGGGCTCTGTGTCGCCGGCGCCTTCGACGCGGCCACCCTGTTGCGGCTGAGCCGGCAGCGGGCGGCGGCCATCCTCGAGGCCAGCGGCGCGGACCCGGGCACCATGGCGGCGGTCAACGCCACCGTCGACCAGGTGACCCAGACCCTCGCCGCCGCCGGACTGACCAGCGAGGTCGTGCTGGCCAACCGCAACGCCCCGAAACAGCAGGTGGTTTCCGGCCCGACCGCCAAGGTGCAGGCGGCGGTGGTCGCGTTCAAGGAGGCCGGGCTGTCGGCCAAGGCCATCCCGGTGGCGTGTGCCTTCCACAGCCCGGTGGTCGCCGGCGCGGTGGAGACCTTCGCCGAGGTGCTGGCCACCGACCGGATCGCCGCGCCAGGCATCCCGGTCTGGTCCAACCTGACCGCCGCACCGTACTCCGGTGACGCCGACGGGGTGCGGCACCACCTCGCCGAGCAGATCGGCGCGCCGGTGCGCTTCGTCGAACAGGTCGAGGCGATGTACGCCGCCGGTGCCCGCCTCTTCGTCGAGGTCGGCCCCGGTCAGGTGCTCACCCGGCTGGTGCAGGCGGTGCTCGGTGACCGCCCGCACCGGGTGATCGCCACCGACCGCGGTCCGGCCGAGGGGCTGCGCGGCTTCCTGATCTCGGTCGGGGAGATCGCCTGCGCCGGCGCGCCGGTCCGCCCCGACTGGCTCTTCCACGGCCGGGTCACCCCGGACCCGGCCGGTACGGCACCGGCCCGTCGTCCGGTCTGGACGGTCGACGGGCAGCTCGTCCGGGACCAGCACGGCAACTGTCTTCCCGGTGGCATGACCCCTCCCCGACGGATCAAGGAGCTGTCGATGACCCCAACGAACGGCGCGCCAACCGGTACCGATCCGGGCGTCGGTGCCCGGGACGTGCGGGGCGAACTGCTCAGCGAGTACCTGCGCACCACCCGCGACCTGATCGCCACCCAACGCGACGTACTGCTCGCCTTCCTGACCGACGGATCGGGCGGCGGCGGGCGGCTGGTCTGGCAGCCCACCGAGGCGTACCGCACCGACGGGTACGCGGCCCTGCCACCGGCGGCGACGTCCGGGCCGGCCGGCGGGCACCCCGCCCCGGCAGCGGCGACGACGGTGACCGGCAACGGCGGCCCGGTCGGTGGCGTGGCGCTGGCCGGCAACGGCAGTGCCGCATTGGTCGGCAACGGCAGCGCCACGCTGGCCGGCAACGGCAGTGCCGGGTTGGTGAGTGACGGCGGTGCGGCGCTGGTCACCAACGGTGCTGCGACGTTGGTGGCGACCGTCGCGCCCGCCGAGGTGCCGGCGCTCGTGCCGGTCTCGCCCGCGGTGGGCACCGTCGCCCCGGTGACCGGCCCGAGCCTGGCCGACTTCCAGCACGCGATCCTGACCGTGATCAGCGAACGCACCGGCTACCCCGTCGACCTCATCGAGGAGGACCTCGACCTCGAAGCCGACCTCAGCATCGACAGCATCAAACGCGCCGAAGTCGCCGGCGAGGTCGCCCACCGCCTCCAGCTCACCGTCGAAGGCGACGAATCCGAACTCGAAGACCTCGTCAAGGCCCGCACCGTACGCGCCATGGTCAGCTGGCTCAACGACAGGATGAGCGGGACCATCGAGGTGTCGGTCTCCACCACCGGACCGGTAGCCGTCGCGCCGGTGGCGCTCACCGCCGCACCCGCCGGCACGGCCGGGCCGGCCCTGGCCGACTTCCAGCACGCCATCCTGACCGTGATCAGCGAACGCACCGGCTACCCCGTCGACCTCATCGAAGCCGACCTCGACCTCGAAGCCGACCTCAGCATCGACAGCATCAAACGCGCCGAAGTCGCCGGCGAGGTCGCCCACCGCCTCCAGCTCACCGTCGAAGGCGACGAATCCGAACTCGAAGACCTCGTCAAGGCCCGCACCGTACGCGCCATGGTCAGCTGGCTCAACGACAAGATGAACGGCACCGTCACCGCGACGGCCACCCTCACCGCGACCAGCACCCTGACCGCCCCGGCACCGGCCCTCGAGGCGGGCGTCGCCCCGACGGAGGACGCGGCTGCGGGTCCTGCCCCGGCCGTGACCGAGGGGGTGGGTCCCGCCCCGGCCGTGACCGAAGGGGTGGGTCCTGCCCCGGCGGGGGTGGGTGTCGCGCCGAAACGGCTGGTCGCCCAGGAGAGCGTCCGGGTCGAGGCGCTGGCCGACCCGGCCGACGTGCTGGCCGGTACCCGGTTCCTGATCACCGGCGGCGGCCCGATCGGGGCGTACCTGTCGGAGCTGCTCGGTGAGCACGGCGCCGCCGGACAGCTCGGGGTGCTCGACACCGCGCAGGCCGATGCCGGCTTCGACGGCGTCCTGGTCCTCGACGGGCTCACCAACCTCGACGAGCCGCTGCTGCCGGACGTCTTCCCGCTGCTGCAGCGGGCACTCGCGGCCGGTCCACGCTGGCTGCTGGCCGCCGGGGCCCGCGGTGCCACCGGCGCCGCCGACGGCATGCCCGGCCTGTTCCGCACCATCGCCCGGGAGTACCCGCAGCTAACCGCCAGGTTCGTCGAGGTGGACCCGGCGACGGCCCCGGAGGCCCTGGCCCGTCAACTGCTCGACGAGTTGCTCACCACCAGCGACGCGCCGGTGGTCGCCCACCGCGGCGACGGCCGGTACGTCGCCGACCTGGTGCCGGTGGAGCTGGGGGCGCTGGCCGCCGGTGGGGCCGGCCCGGCCGGGGACGGGGTGGCCGAGGCCGCCGCGATCGGTCTGACCTCGGACTCGGTGGTGGTGCTCTTCGGCGGGGCCCGGGGCATCACCCCGTGGTTCGCCCGAGCGCTGGCCTCGGCCAGCCGGTGCCGGATCGAGCTGATCGGCCGTACCCCGCTGGCCGAGGACCCGGCCGACGCGGGCGCGGTCTCGGCAGCGGAGAAGGCCGCTCTGGACGCCGCCGGTGACAAGGCCGCCCTGGTCACCGCCCTGGCCCGGCAGGGCCTACGGTCGCCGGCCGAGATCGACCGGCGGGCACAGCGGATCCTGGCCGCCCGGGAGGTGGCCGCGACCATCGCCGAGCTGACCGAACTCGGCGCCGAGGTGCGCTACCACGCCCTGGACGTCCGGGACGCGACGGCCACCCGGGCGCTGCTGGCCGGCATCCACGCCGAACACGGCCGGATCGACGGGGTGGTCTACGCCGCCGGGATCATCGAGGACAAGCTCATCGCCGAGAAGGATCCGGCCTCGTTCACCCGGGTCTTCGACACCAAGGTCGACGGGGCGCGGGCGGTGCTGGCCGCGCTCGACGAGTTGTCCGGCACGCCGCGTTTCGTGGTCTTCTTCGGCAGCATCGCCGCGGCCTACGGCAACCGGGGACAGGCCGACTACGCCGCGGCCAACGACGCCCTCGACACGATCGGTGGCCGGTACGCCGCTGGGACCGGGGTGCGCTGCCTGACCGTGCACTGGGGCCCGTGGGCCCCCGGGGCCGGCCACGGCGGCATGGTCACCGCCGAGTTGAGCCGGGAGTACGCCCGACGCGGCATCGGCCTGATCGACCCGGAGGAGGGTGCTCTCGCCCTGCTGCGCGAGCTGGCCTGGGCCGACGCGGCGGTCACCTCGGTCGTCTACACCGCCTCCGGCTGGTGA